In Osmia lignaria lignaria isolate PbOS001 chromosome 5, iyOsmLign1, whole genome shotgun sequence, a single genomic region encodes these proteins:
- the galene gene encoding potassium two pore domain channel subfamily K member galene — protein sequence MPRSRQEAFELMVEAEKPSKCIRFLRLLWKFFRCVFSHVSLISLVVLYCVIGAYAFEALEANHEKEIKRNIKDIRGNVAEQLWKITKEVEVLIRENWTEKALRELKSFESNLVWMMEKEGWNGSEGEDDIQWTFAGALFYSIVVITTIGYGHIAPKTKNGKVVTIFYAILGIPLMLLCLSNIGDIMASSFRFLYWRVCCYVCTKPPTKKRRPRSHFGRSHSVRQPGRYGASRGTFRRSIRMSQRSADSALGLSDYMTRSSFSDTEYKYNPRRYEDNDQKRPCPYPSVNPNFGFKSATVSRYSDLPVPSPKTTRASPKMTTQSLDRKLVMRSFPDTDRSAVLCNRYALDELENELRRWQTSTGNEDEKENKPDTPEDDVKRAPLASRSLPRRCLSMEGATTNYKTNLAPPLRPPSIYLEMENGRRGQSIRTKRYRSNYPVARTYRRESLAPDMIPANYPGHRQIYPDEFDSDYEYYIEDQERKPIKPVPIWLCVFLVVSYIFGGAFLFSAWEHWPFLDSAYFCFITLTTIGFGDFVPAYKLDAHKGIAVCSLYLLFGIALLAMSFNLVQEEVINNVKNVAKRLGIIKESDDEEDAEDLDAYDVEYNDEVDNEQLEGYVLDSPRCHSMPRNPRGISIA from the exons ATGCCACGTTCACGACAGGAAGCGTTCGAGCTGATGGTCGAGGCAGAGAAACCCTCGAAGTGCATCAGGTTCCTGCGACTTTTGTGGAAGTTCTTCAGATGCGTTTTTTCCCACGTGTCGTTGATCTCGTTGGTCGTACTTTATTGCGTGATCGGGGCGTACGCTTTCGAAGCCCTCGAAGCAAACCACGAAAAAGAG ataaaaagaaacatcaAAGACATAAGAGGGAACGTAGCAGAACAGCTCTGGAAGATCACGAAAGAAGTCGAGGTTCTGATTCGTGAAAATTGGACGGAGAAGGCGTTGCGAGAGTTAAAG AGTTTTGAGAGCAATCTTGTGTGGATGATGGAGAAAGAAGGCTGGAATGGCAGCGAGGGAGAAGATGATATTCAATGGACTTTTGCTGGTGCCCTATTTTACTCTATCGTGGTTATAACAACTATCG GATACGGTCACATCGCCCCGAAGACGAAGAACGGAAAAGTCGTGACCATATTCTACGCCATCCTCGGTATTCCCTTGATGTTACTCTGCCTCTCCAACATCGGGGACATTATGGCGTCGAGTTTCAG GTTTTTATACTGGAGGGTGTGTTGCTACGTATGCACGAAACCACCGACCAAGAAGAGACGACCGAGGTCTCATTTCGGAAGATCCCATTCCGTTCGACAGCCAGG GCGGTACGGGGCTAGCAGAGGAACCTTTCGAAGATCCATCAGAATGAGTCAGAGGTCTGCGGATTCGGCTTTGGGTCTGTCCGATTACATGACGAGGTCCTCTTTCTCCGACACGGAGTACAA ATACAACCCTCGCCGGTACGAGGATAACGATCAGAAGAGACCGTGCCCTTATCCCTCGGTGAATCCGAATTTCGGATTCAAGTCAGCCACGGTGAGCAGGTACTCGGATCTACCCGTGCCCAGCCCGAAAACAACCAGAG CCAGTCCCAAGATGACCACGCAATCGCTGGACAGGAAGTTGGTGATGCGTTCGTTCCCCGACACCGATCGCTCGGCCGTTCTGTGCAACAGATACGCCTTGGACGAACTGGAGAACGAGCTGCGACGATGGCAAACTTCCACCGGAAACGAAG atGAAAAAGAGAATAAACCAGACACTCCCGAGGACGACGTTAAACGCGCACCATTGGCCAGCAGGTCGTTACCCAGGAGATGTCTGTCGATGGAAGGCGCTACCACCAATTACAAGACGAATTTAGCGCCTCCTCTAAGACCACCTTCCATTTATTTGGAAATGGAGAACGGGAGGAGAGGTCAGAGTATTAGGACCAAGCGTTACAGAAGCAACTACCCTGTTG CTCGGACTTACAGACGAGAGTCATTAGCACCGGATATGATACCAGCTAATTATCCCGGGCATAGACAAATATATCCTGACGAATTCGATTCCGATTACGAGTATTACATCGAGGACCAGGAAAGGAAGCCCATCAAACCAGTGCCCATCTGGTTATGCGTGTTCCTTGTGGTCAGTTACATtttcggtggtgcatttttgtTCAGCGCCTGGGAACACTGGCCATTTCTCGATTCCGCTTACTTTTGCTTCATCACTCTCACCACAATCG GATTCGGCGATTTCGTCCCGGCGTATAAGCTGGACGCTCACAAAGGGATCGCGGTTTGCTCGTTGTACTTGCTATTTGGAATTGCTTTGCTGGCGATGAGCTTTAATCTGGTGCAAGAGGAGGTCATCAACAACGTGAAGAACGTGGCGAAGAGGCTCGGGATCATCAAAGAGAGCGACGACGAGGAAGATGCCGAGGACCTAGACGCGTACGACGTCGAATACAACGACGAGGTCGACAACGAGCAGCTCGAGGGCTACGTCCTCGATAGCCCTCGATGTCACTCGATGCCTCGAAACCCTCGCGGAATTTCCATCGCGTAG
- the LOC117604722 gene encoding uncharacterized protein LOC117604722, whose product MKCLFLLGCLTVLVNSQNDDWVWRKDEEQQDRLDETDYRYQVNENPADFDHERPLIGFRPQNSGPYGPNSRPIVPASYPGNKGVLVGPGGPTGIIKRPSYSGSIEERPVNSAFFPSSIKDDPRYQDYDVCRCRYSFNCPSFALKFGSCSKDKKFCCFNSKKYPALVSELGAGQYPPHRGPPQKYGPAMFAQSANYYGNRRPQGSFYPGNRYPGNYHSSGESPYPRPHGNPYEENYDYDIDLYSRSLKRNQTDSESSTSEKA is encoded by the exons ATGAAGTGTTTGTTTTTACTTGGTTGTTTGACTGTGCTTGTCAACTCGCAAAACGATGATTGGGTTTGGAGAAAAGACGAGGAACAACAGGACAGGTTGGATGAAACCGA TTATAGGTACCAGGTGAACGAAAACCCAGCAGATTTCGACCACGAGAGACCTTTGATAGGATTCAGACCACAAAACTCGGGACCTTACGGTCCTAACAGTAGACCCATTGTACCAGCATCGTATCCTGGCAACAAAGGAGTTCTTGTCGGTCCTGGTGGACCGACTGGTATTATAAAAAG ACCCTCCTACAGTGGAAGTATAGAAGAGAGGCCTGTGAATTCTGCTTTCTTCCCATCTTCAATCAAAGATGATCCACGATATCAAGATTACGACGTCTGTAGATGCAGATATAGTTTCAATTGCCCTTCTTTTGCTTTGAAATTC GGAAGTTGCTCCAAGGATAAGAAATTCTGTTGCTTCAACAGCAAGAAGTATCCTGCTTTAGTCTCTGAATTGGGAGCTGGACAATATCCTCCTCATCGA GGACCACCTCAGAAGTACGGGCCAGCGATGTTCGCGCAATCGGCAAACTATTACGGAAATCGAAGACCACAAGGGAGCTTCTATCCCGGCAATAGATATCCTGGAAATTACCATTCCTCGGGGGAGAGCCCTTATCCAAGACCCCACGGCAACCCTTACGAGGAGAATTACGACTACGACATCGACCTTTACAGTCGTTCGCTAAAGAGAAATCAGACCGATAGCGAGTCAAGCACCAGTGAAAAAGCTTAA